One genomic segment of Bradyrhizobium prioriisuperbiae includes these proteins:
- a CDS encoding xanthine dehydrogenase family protein subunit M: MYETTYHRASSIDEAVALFGKGSDAKYLAGGQTLLPVMKQRLAAPSDVIDLARIKDLVGVEASADTLTIKAATTYYDIMTDATVSKTIPAIAHLTSVLGDPAVRYRGTIGGSIANNDPAADFPAALVALDATVKTNKRSIKADDFFKGLFTTALEDGEIITAVTFPIPAKAAYSKFRHPASRFALTGVFVAKTKAGDVRVAATGASQEGVMRVPAIEAALKANWSAAAIDNVAISASGLMDDFHGSATYRANLIRVMAQRAVAEAG, from the coding sequence ATGTACGAGACCACATATCATCGCGCCTCCAGTATCGACGAAGCCGTGGCGCTGTTCGGCAAGGGCAGCGACGCAAAGTATCTCGCCGGCGGCCAGACCCTGCTGCCGGTGATGAAACAACGGCTCGCTGCCCCGTCCGACGTCATCGACCTGGCGCGGATCAAGGATCTGGTCGGTGTCGAGGCGTCAGCCGACACCCTGACCATCAAGGCCGCCACCACCTATTACGACATCATGACCGATGCGACGGTCAGCAAGACCATCCCGGCCATCGCGCACCTCACTTCGGTGCTCGGCGACCCGGCGGTGCGTTACCGCGGCACCATCGGCGGCTCGATCGCCAACAACGATCCGGCCGCGGATTTCCCTGCCGCGCTGGTGGCGCTCGACGCCACGGTCAAGACCAACAAGCGCAGCATCAAGGCTGACGACTTCTTCAAGGGCCTGTTCACCACGGCCCTCGAGGACGGCGAGATCATCACCGCCGTAACCTTCCCGATTCCGGCCAAGGCGGCCTACTCCAAGTTCCGCCACCCGGCGTCGCGCTTCGCGCTCACCGGCGTGTTCGTTGCGAAAACCAAGGCCGGCGATGTCCGTGTCGCGGCCACCGGCGCATCGCAGGAGGGCGTGATGCGAGTGCCAGCGATCGAAGCCGCTTTGAAAGCGAACTGGTCGGCAGCCGCCATCGACAACGTAGCAATATCGGCCAGCGGACTGATGGACGACTTCCACGGAAGCGCGACCTATCGCGCCAATTTGATCAGGGTGATGGCTCAGCGGGCGGTGGCGGAGGCGGGATAG
- a CDS encoding methyl-accepting chemotaxis protein gives MGWFRRAAGQKQQKQKKSGFLSNIRFRAKIMLGFLTVLGLSALSMGVAYFGFERISQGVSSYHDIVGETDAARDIDRALVEYQLLARYYALTGYAADEAAARAAEADLRKAIRRAETVATQDRWQQIATLSGKFVDFTKLFAQVVEIKSENAGIASNQLLRLGNFFRYRLEDLADTAALAGQTSFQSSVKEMAMQSAAVTANVGNFIVKPDQAVANSATARIHLLKNSFASLTSSDDKLTAKIKEISDQLGGYQESFTKFVQNAAKVDELTAKMTDAATAITKDGKAIKDGLLVQQQRISDESAAVARDTRNFVTLLGIGGLVLGTLLAWMLGQGISRPMIGMCKAMRELASGNFDVVLPGLGRKDEIGEMASAVEEFKVQAVAKAEREAAEREAENKATGDARRNELHRFADSFEAAVGGIVSNVSSSAGQLESAAATLTRTVDTTKELSGRVAGASEEASSNVQSVASATEELSASVDEIGRQVQESSRIAAAAVTQAEQTDARIAKLSRAAQQIGDVVKLITAIAEQTNLLALNATIEAARAGEAGRGFAVVASEVKSLASQTAKATDEISSHITGMQVATQESVAAIKEIGQTIGQISRIAGTIATAVEQQSSATQEIARNVQSVAHGTQEVAGSITEVNRGASETGAASGEVLNSAQTLSVESARLRQELDRFMSTIRAA, from the coding sequence ATGGGCTGGTTCAGAAGAGCCGCAGGGCAAAAGCAGCAGAAGCAGAAGAAATCTGGTTTTCTGTCCAACATCAGGTTTCGCGCCAAGATCATGCTGGGCTTCCTCACGGTGCTCGGCCTCTCCGCCCTCAGCATGGGGGTCGCCTATTTCGGGTTCGAGCGGATCTCGCAGGGCGTCAGCTCCTATCATGACATTGTCGGGGAAACCGACGCCGCCCGCGATATCGATCGCGCGCTGGTCGAGTATCAGCTGCTCGCACGTTATTACGCGCTGACCGGATATGCCGCCGACGAGGCGGCCGCCCGCGCTGCCGAAGCCGATCTTCGCAAGGCGATCCGGCGCGCCGAGACGGTTGCGACCCAGGACCGCTGGCAGCAGATCGCCACCCTGTCCGGAAAATTCGTCGACTTCACCAAGCTGTTCGCCCAGGTGGTCGAGATCAAGTCCGAGAACGCCGGGATCGCCTCCAACCAGTTGCTGCGGTTGGGTAACTTCTTCCGTTACCGCCTCGAAGACCTCGCCGATACCGCGGCGCTCGCCGGCCAGACCTCGTTCCAGTCGAGCGTCAAGGAGATGGCGATGCAGTCCGCCGCCGTCACCGCCAACGTCGGCAACTTCATCGTCAAGCCGGACCAGGCTGTCGCCAACAGCGCGACCGCACGCATTCATCTCTTGAAGAACAGCTTCGCTTCGCTGACCTCGAGCGACGACAAGCTGACCGCCAAGATCAAGGAGATCTCCGATCAGCTCGGCGGCTACCAGGAGTCGTTCACGAAGTTCGTGCAGAACGCCGCCAAGGTCGATGAGCTGACCGCCAAGATGACCGATGCCGCCACCGCGATCACCAAGGACGGCAAGGCGATCAAGGACGGCCTGCTGGTGCAACAGCAGCGCATCTCCGACGAGTCGGCTGCGGTCGCGCGCGACACCCGGAATTTCGTGACGCTGCTCGGCATCGGCGGCCTGGTGCTCGGCACGCTGCTGGCCTGGATGCTCGGTCAGGGCATTTCCCGGCCGATGATCGGGATGTGCAAGGCCATGCGCGAGCTCGCTAGCGGCAATTTCGACGTCGTGCTGCCCGGCCTCGGCCGCAAGGACGAGATCGGCGAAATGGCAAGCGCCGTGGAAGAGTTCAAGGTGCAGGCGGTGGCGAAAGCCGAGCGTGAGGCAGCGGAGCGTGAAGCCGAAAACAAGGCGACAGGCGATGCGCGCCGCAACGAGCTGCATCGGTTCGCCGACAGCTTCGAGGCCGCGGTCGGTGGCATCGTCTCGAACGTGTCATCGTCGGCTGGCCAGCTGGAAAGCGCGGCTGCGACACTGACACGGACGGTCGATACCACCAAGGAACTGTCCGGCCGCGTGGCCGGTGCTTCGGAGGAAGCCTCCTCCAATGTCCAGTCGGTTGCCTCGGCGACCGAAGAGCTCTCCGCGTCGGTGGACGAGATCGGGCGGCAGGTGCAGGAATCCAGCCGCATTGCTGCAGCGGCGGTGACCCAGGCCGAACAGACCGACGCGCGGATCGCAAAGCTGTCGCGTGCGGCTCAGCAGATCGGCGATGTCGTGAAGCTGATCACCGCGATCGCAGAACAGACCAACCTGCTGGCGCTCAACGCCACCATCGAAGCTGCGCGAGCCGGCGAAGCCGGACGCGGCTTTGCTGTGGTCGCGTCGGAAGTGAAGTCGCTGGCGAGCCAGACGGCGAAGGCGACGGACGAAATCTCTTCGCACATCACCGGCATGCAAGTCGCGACCCAGGAGTCGGTCGCCGCGATCAAGGAAATCGGCCAGACCATTGGCCAGATTTCGCGGATCGCCGGGACCATCGCGACCGCGGTGGAGCAGCAGAGCTCGGCCACCCAGGAAATCGCCCGCAACGTGCAGAGCGTTGCGCATGGCACCCAGGAAGTCGCAGGCAGTATCACCGAGGTCAATCGCGGTGCCAGCGAGACCGGTGCTGCGTCGGGCGAAGTCCTGAACTCGGCACAAACACTGTCAGTCGAGAGCGCGCGGCTTCGCCAGGAGCTCGATCGCTTCATGTCCACGATCCGGGCGGCCTGA
- a CDS encoding (2Fe-2S)-binding protein, with the protein MATIKLTVNGKAVSADVEDRTLLVHLLRDHLGLTGTHIGCDTSQCGACVVHIDGRAVKSCTTLVGQANGANITTIEGIAKGDELHPMQAAFRDNHGLQCGYCTPGMIMSAIDIVNRHGGQLDEATVRHELEGNICRCTGYHNIVKSVLDAAGRMKVAVAAE; encoded by the coding sequence GTGGCAACAATCAAACTGACGGTCAACGGCAAGGCAGTTTCTGCCGATGTGGAAGACCGGACGCTCCTTGTTCATCTGCTGCGTGATCATCTGGGACTTACCGGCACCCATATCGGGTGCGACACCAGCCAATGCGGTGCCTGCGTCGTGCATATCGACGGCCGCGCAGTGAAATCCTGCACCACGCTGGTCGGCCAGGCCAACGGCGCCAATATCACCACCATCGAGGGCATTGCGAAGGGCGACGAACTGCACCCGATGCAGGCCGCGTTCCGCGACAATCACGGCCTGCAGTGCGGCTATTGCACACCGGGCATGATCATGTCGGCGATCGACATCGTGAACCGCCACGGCGGCCAGCTCGATGAGGCGACGGTCCGCCACGAGCTGGAAGGCAACATCTGCCGCTGCACCGGCTACCACAACATCGTCAAGTCCGTGCTCGATGCCGCGGGCCGCATGAAGGTCGCTGTCGCCGCGGAATGA
- a CDS encoding MFS transporter produces MEINASESSPGQTVARTIETDLSARLDRLPWSRFHTLVVAALGVTWILDGLEVTLAGALSGALKQSPTLRFTNTDIGFANSAYLAGAVLGAIVFGWLTDRIGRKKLFFITLSIYLTATAATALSWNVWSYALFRFVTGAGIGGEYTAINSTIQELIPARYRGWTDLVINGSFWIGAAIGAVCAIVLLDPQVINPELGWRLSFLTGAALGLVVFMMRFWIPESPRWLMIHGQPERAHEIVREIEGAVPAVHSDTDANQPLPTIKLTMRHHTPLSEVAQTLLHTYRQRSLVGLALMIAQAFFYNAIFFTYALVLTDFFGIAADHVGWYILPFAAGNFLGPLLLGRLFDTLGRRVMITLTYGVSGVLLAGSGYLFSLGLLSAQTQTIAWMVIFFFASPAASAAYLTVSETFPLEVRALAIALFYAIGTGIGGIAGPALFGALIDSGSRSSVFAGYLLGAALMILAAVVAWRFCVAAERRPLESIARPLAAIEQD; encoded by the coding sequence ATGGAGATAAACGCCTCCGAATCATCCCCCGGCCAGACGGTTGCGCGCACGATTGAAACCGATCTTTCGGCGCGTCTCGACCGTCTCCCTTGGAGCAGGTTTCATACCCTTGTGGTTGCTGCCCTTGGCGTCACCTGGATTCTGGACGGATTGGAAGTGACCCTGGCCGGTGCGCTGTCCGGCGCGCTGAAACAAAGTCCGACTTTGCGCTTCACCAACACCGATATCGGCTTCGCCAACAGCGCTTATCTTGCCGGTGCCGTGCTCGGCGCCATCGTGTTCGGGTGGCTGACCGATCGTATCGGCCGCAAGAAACTGTTCTTCATCACGCTTTCGATTTATCTCACGGCGACCGCGGCGACGGCGCTTTCATGGAATGTCTGGAGTTACGCGCTGTTCCGGTTTGTGACCGGCGCCGGCATTGGCGGTGAATATACCGCGATCAATTCGACCATCCAGGAGCTGATCCCGGCGCGTTACCGCGGCTGGACCGATCTCGTGATCAATGGCAGTTTCTGGATTGGAGCAGCGATCGGTGCGGTCTGCGCCATTGTGCTGCTCGATCCGCAGGTGATCAATCCGGAGCTCGGCTGGCGGTTGTCGTTCCTGACCGGCGCGGCGCTGGGGCTGGTCGTGTTCATGATGCGATTCTGGATTCCCGAAAGCCCGCGCTGGCTGATGATTCATGGCCAGCCGGAGCGGGCCCATGAGATCGTGCGGGAGATCGAGGGGGCGGTCCCCGCTGTCCATTCCGACACGGACGCCAATCAACCTTTGCCGACAATCAAACTGACCATGCGGCACCACACCCCGCTGTCCGAGGTGGCGCAGACCTTGCTCCACACTTATCGGCAACGTTCGCTGGTCGGGTTGGCCCTCATGATCGCGCAAGCCTTTTTCTACAATGCGATCTTCTTCACCTATGCCTTGGTGTTGACCGATTTCTTCGGCATCGCCGCCGACCATGTCGGCTGGTACATCCTTCCATTCGCGGCCGGTAATTTTCTCGGCCCTCTGCTGCTGGGCCGGTTGTTCGATACGCTCGGACGTCGCGTTATGATTACGCTGACGTATGGCGTGTCAGGTGTCTTGCTCGCGGGCTCCGGGTATCTGTTTTCGCTCGGGCTGCTGAGCGCGCAAACCCAGACCATCGCCTGGATGGTGATCTTCTTTTTTGCATCGCCGGCGGCGAGCGCGGCCTACCTGACCGTGAGCGAAACCTTTCCGCTCGAGGTGCGGGCCCTGGCGATTGCTCTGTTCTATGCGATCGGCACCGGCATCGGTGGCATCGCCGGGCCGGCGCTGTTCGGCGCACTGATCGACAGCGGATCCCGCAGCAGTGTGTTCGCCGGGTATCTTTTGGGCGCAGCATTGATGATACTAGCCGCTGTGGTCGCCTGGCGTTTCTGCGTTGCGGCTGAACGCCGTCCGCTGGAATCGATTGCACGGCCGCTGGCGGCCATCGAGCAGGATTGA
- a CDS encoding xanthine dehydrogenase family protein molybdopterin-binding subunit: protein MSVEGIGARVARKEDKRFITGKGKYVDDVRLLGMTYAHFVRSPHAHAKVKSIDPSEALNKPGVVAVLTGQQLVDDKVGNLICGWMIHSKDGSPMKMGAWPAMAPETVRFVGQAVAVVIGETRNQARDGAEAVAVTYEELPAAADIRAAIAPGAPQLHPEAPGNEIYDWHIGEEAATNEAFKNAANVVAMDILNNRLVPNAMEPRAAVAEYDAAEEHYTLYTTSQNPHVARLVLSAFYNIAPEHKLRVIAPDVGGGFGSKIFIYPEEMVALWASKRVGRPVKWTGDRTEAFLTDAHGRDHLTKAEMAFDKDNKITGLRVKTYANLGAYMSLFSSSVPTYLYATLLSGQYNIPNISAEVISVYTNTVPVDAYRGAGRPEASFVVERLMETAARQLKVDPAELRRKNFITQFPHQTPVIMAYDIGDFNASLDAAMKAIDYAGFPARKAKAKQDGKLRGIGLSCYIEACGIAPSKAVGSLGAGVGLWESAEVRVNPVGTIEILTGSHSHGQGHETTFAQVVADRLGIPISQVSIIHGDTDKVQFGMGTYGSRSGAVGLSAIVKAMEKVEAKAKKIAAHQLEASEDDIVIEEGQFKIAGTDKALALPMVALAAYTAHNLPDGMEPGLKEGAFYDPTNFTFPAGAYICELEVDPGTGKTSFINFVAADDFGRLINPMIVEGQVHGGLAQGIGQALLEGVVYDKSGQLLTASFMDYSMPRADDLPSFNLSHTTTLCPGNPLGIKGCGEAGAIGSSAAVINAITDAIGNNALEMPATPDRVWHAVHQQQAAE, encoded by the coding sequence ATGAGCGTTGAGGGCATTGGCGCACGAGTCGCGCGCAAGGAAGACAAGCGATTCATCACCGGCAAGGGCAAATATGTCGACGATGTCCGGCTGCTGGGCATGACTTACGCCCATTTCGTGCGCAGCCCGCACGCCCACGCGAAGGTCAAAAGCATCGATCCATCCGAGGCCCTGAACAAGCCCGGCGTGGTGGCGGTGCTGACCGGGCAGCAACTGGTCGACGACAAGGTCGGCAACCTGATTTGCGGCTGGATGATCCACTCCAAGGACGGATCGCCGATGAAAATGGGCGCATGGCCGGCGATGGCACCGGAAACCGTGCGTTTTGTCGGCCAGGCGGTGGCTGTGGTGATCGGGGAAACTCGCAATCAGGCCCGTGACGGCGCCGAAGCCGTGGCCGTGACCTATGAGGAATTGCCCGCGGCAGCTGACATTCGCGCCGCAATCGCCCCCGGCGCGCCGCAGCTTCATCCCGAAGCGCCCGGCAACGAAATCTATGACTGGCATATCGGCGAGGAGGCCGCGACCAACGAGGCCTTCAAAAACGCGGCAAACGTCGTGGCGATGGACATCCTCAACAACCGCCTGGTGCCCAACGCGATGGAGCCGCGCGCGGCCGTGGCCGAATACGACGCGGCTGAGGAGCACTACACTCTCTATACGACGTCGCAGAACCCGCACGTCGCGCGTCTCGTGCTCTCGGCCTTTTACAACATCGCCCCCGAACACAAGCTGCGCGTCATTGCCCCTGATGTGGGCGGCGGGTTCGGCTCCAAGATCTTCATCTATCCCGAAGAGATGGTGGCGCTTTGGGCCTCGAAGCGCGTCGGACGCCCGGTGAAATGGACCGGCGATCGCACCGAAGCGTTCCTGACCGATGCCCACGGCCGCGACCATCTGACCAAAGCGGAAATGGCGTTCGACAAGGACAACAAGATCACCGGACTGCGGGTGAAGACTTACGCCAATCTCGGCGCTTACATGTCGCTGTTCTCGTCCTCGGTCCCGACATATCTGTATGCAACGCTGCTGTCGGGCCAATACAATATCCCGAATATCTCGGCGGAAGTGATCAGCGTCTACACCAACACCGTTCCGGTCGACGCCTATCGCGGCGCAGGCCGTCCCGAGGCGAGCTTCGTGGTCGAACGGCTGATGGAAACCGCCGCGCGCCAGCTGAAGGTCGATCCGGCCGAGTTACGGCGCAAGAACTTCATCACCCAGTTCCCGCACCAGACGCCCGTCATCATGGCTTATGACATCGGCGACTTTAACGCCTCCCTCGACGCCGCCATGAAGGCAATCGATTATGCCGGCTTCCCCGCACGCAAGGCCAAAGCCAAGCAGGACGGCAAGCTGCGCGGCATCGGCCTCTCCTGCTACATCGAAGCCTGCGGCATCGCCCCGTCGAAGGCGGTCGGCAGTCTCGGCGCCGGTGTCGGCCTGTGGGAATCCGCCGAGGTGCGGGTCAATCCGGTCGGCACCATCGAAATCCTGACCGGATCGCACAGCCACGGCCAGGGCCACGAGACCACCTTCGCCCAAGTCGTCGCCGACCGTCTCGGCATCCCGATCAGCCAGGTCTCGATCATCCACGGCGACACCGACAAGGTGCAATTCGGCATGGGCACCTACGGCTCGCGCTCCGGTGCAGTCGGTCTCTCGGCGATCGTGAAGGCGATGGAGAAGGTCGAAGCCAAGGCCAAAAAGATCGCGGCGCATCAGCTGGAAGCATCCGAGGACGACATCGTCATCGAAGAGGGCCAGTTCAAGATCGCGGGCACCGACAAGGCGCTGGCACTGCCGATGGTGGCGCTGGCCGCCTACACCGCCCACAACCTGCCTGACGGCATGGAGCCCGGCCTGAAGGAAGGCGCCTTCTACGACCCGACCAACTTCACGTTCCCGGCGGGCGCCTATATCTGCGAACTCGAGGTCGATCCCGGCACCGGCAAGACCAGCTTCATCAACTTCGTCGCCGCCGACGATTTCGGACGCCTGATCAATCCGATGATCGTCGAAGGCCAGGTTCATGGCGGTTTGGCCCAGGGCATCGGCCAGGCCCTGCTGGAGGGCGTCGTCTATGACAAGAGCGGCCAGCTGCTGACCGCGTCATTCATGGACTATTCGATGCCGCGCGCCGACGATCTGCCGTCGTTCAATCTGTCGCACACCACCACGCTATGTCCGGGCAATCCGCTCGGCATCAAGGGCTGCGGCGAGGCCGGCGCGATCGGCTCATCCGCCGCCGTCATCAACGCCATCACCGACGCCATCGGCAATAACGCGCTGGAGATGCCGGCCACGCCCGACCGGGTCTGGCACGCCGTTCATCAGCAACAGGCCGCAGAGTAA
- a CDS encoding 3-oxoacid CoA-transferase subunit A translates to MNKQLDDIREAVADIRDGAVVLVPGFGAVGIADHLLEALCDQGARDLTIVANNSGNDEHGLARLINLGRISKVICSYPRSGDYSAFLNAYRAKTLELELVPQGTISERMRCAAAGLGGFFSPVSAGTKLAEGKETREIDGRLHVFEKPLRGDVALVKAARADRWGNLTYRKSSRNFNPICAMAADLTIVETETMVELGSLDPEAVVTPGIFVNRIVEVGRLPPKNHPLYAKMLGAAA, encoded by the coding sequence ATCAACAAGCAGTTAGACGACATCAGGGAGGCAGTGGCCGACATCCGCGACGGCGCGGTGGTGCTGGTGCCCGGTTTCGGGGCGGTCGGCATCGCCGATCACCTGCTCGAGGCGCTGTGCGACCAGGGCGCACGCGATCTCACCATCGTGGCCAACAATTCGGGCAACGACGAGCATGGCCTGGCGCGGCTGATCAACCTGGGGCGGATCAGCAAGGTGATCTGCTCCTACCCGCGCTCGGGCGATTACAGCGCCTTCCTCAACGCCTATCGGGCCAAGACCCTCGAGCTCGAACTGGTGCCCCAGGGCACCATCAGCGAGCGGATGCGCTGCGCTGCAGCAGGGCTGGGCGGGTTCTTTTCACCGGTATCCGCCGGCACCAAGCTCGCCGAAGGCAAGGAGACCCGCGAAATCGACGGCCGCCTGCATGTGTTCGAGAAGCCGCTGCGCGGCGATGTCGCACTGGTGAAGGCAGCGCGGGCCGACCGCTGGGGCAATCTGACCTACCGGAAGTCGTCACGGAATTTCAACCCGATCTGCGCCATGGCGGCGGATCTCACCATTGTGGAGACCGAAACGATGGTCGAGCTGGGCAGCCTCGATCCGGAGGCCGTGGTGACGCCGGGCATTTTCGTCAATCGTATTGTCGAGGTCGGCCGCCTGCCGCCGAAGAACCATCCGCTGTATGCCAAGATGCTGGGAGCCGCCGCATGA
- the otsB gene encoding trehalose-phosphatase produces the protein MRMDATRPAPPETAPEDPILLTDPIIIPSLEDCALLLDVDGTLLELAPTPSEVVVPPDLRTAMDSLLQRTGGALALVSGRSIRDLDMIFAPAKFPAVGGHGAEMRLTPGGSVTSSKIQPIDPDLKRRFAKIAELDPGILLEDKGYSLALHFRQAPQAEQAIYDAVSTIRAELSEAPLEVLPGKSVCEIKPSGFNKASGVRELMQFSPFKGRVPVFLGDDVTDETVFAIMPDLQGHAFSVGRLAKGVTGHFKDPSHVRAWLTQLLGREEIIAL, from the coding sequence ATGAGAATGGATGCAACCCGACCGGCCCCGCCGGAAACAGCGCCTGAGGATCCGATCCTCCTGACCGATCCGATCATCATTCCGTCACTGGAGGATTGCGCGCTGCTGCTGGACGTTGATGGCACATTGCTCGAACTCGCGCCGACGCCAAGCGAAGTCGTGGTGCCGCCCGACCTGCGGACCGCGATGGATAGCCTGCTGCAACGGACAGGTGGCGCGCTGGCGCTGGTCAGCGGACGATCCATCCGCGATCTCGACATGATTTTTGCGCCCGCGAAATTTCCTGCGGTCGGTGGCCACGGCGCCGAAATGCGTCTCACGCCTGGCGGCTCGGTGACGTCATCGAAAATCCAGCCGATCGATCCGGATTTGAAACGACGGTTCGCCAAAATCGCCGAGCTGGATCCAGGCATTCTGCTCGAAGACAAGGGTTATTCGCTGGCGCTGCATTTTCGGCAGGCGCCGCAGGCGGAGCAGGCGATCTATGATGCGGTGTCGACGATCCGCGCTGAATTGTCCGAGGCGCCGCTCGAGGTGTTGCCGGGAAAATCGGTCTGCGAGATCAAGCCGTCTGGCTTCAACAAGGCGAGCGGTGTGCGCGAGTTGATGCAATTCTCGCCCTTCAAGGGGCGTGTTCCGGTTTTTCTCGGCGATGACGTCACCGATGAAACGGTGTTCGCGATCATGCCGGATCTGCAGGGGCATGCCTTTTCCGTCGGACGCCTCGCCAAGGGCGTGACCGGCCACTTCAAAGATCCGTCGCATGTCCGGGCCTGGTTGACGCAGTTGCTCGGCCGCGAAGAAATCATTGCGCTGTAA
- a CDS encoding 3-oxoacid CoA-transferase subunit B has protein sequence MTPLTRHQMAWRAAQDLPEGAYANLGIGIPTLTASYVPPDREVIFHSENGVLGLGPSPKPGEEDEELIDAGKNFTTLITGGCYVHHADAFLMIRGGHLDVSLLGAFEVSGKGDLANWTTEDPDFPPGVGGAMDLAVGARAIRVLMEHTSKKGEPRIKHQCSLPLTAAGVVKRIYTNLAVIDVTPEGLVVREMVPGMDLERLQALTEPKLTLAADWREIRAPAISVPSKAKASEQAA, from the coding sequence ATGACACCGTTGACCCGCCACCAGATGGCCTGGCGCGCCGCGCAGGACTTGCCGGAAGGCGCCTATGCCAATCTCGGTATCGGCATCCCGACCCTGACGGCGAGCTATGTGCCGCCGGACCGTGAAGTGATCTTCCACAGCGAGAACGGCGTGCTCGGTCTGGGGCCTTCGCCAAAACCCGGCGAGGAAGATGAAGAGCTGATCGACGCTGGCAAGAACTTCACGACCCTGATTACGGGCGGATGTTATGTCCACCACGCCGATGCCTTCCTGATGATCCGGGGCGGCCATCTCGATGTCAGCCTGCTTGGTGCCTTCGAAGTGTCGGGCAAGGGCGACCTCGCCAACTGGACCACGGAAGACCCGGATTTTCCGCCCGGAGTGGGTGGCGCCATGGACCTCGCGGTCGGCGCGCGCGCAATCCGCGTGCTGATGGAGCACACCAGCAAGAAGGGTGAGCCGCGCATCAAGCACCAGTGCTCGCTGCCGCTGACCGCGGCTGGCGTGGTCAAGCGCATCTACACCAATCTGGCTGTCATCGATGTCACCCCCGAGGGCCTGGTGGTGCGTGAGATGGTGCCCGGGATGGATCTGGAGCGGTTGCAGGCCCTGACCGAGCCGAAACTGACGCTGGCGGCCGACTGGCGGGAGATTCGTGCGCCTGCCATCAGTGTGCCGTCCAAGGCCAAGGCGTCTGAACAGGCGGCGTAA
- a CDS encoding DUF938 domain-containing protein — MTDDRLFASATLRNRDPILDVLRTVLPERGTVLEIASGSGEHVAHFAQHLPNLTFQPSDPDAAALRSIAAWVAKAGLDNIERPLQLDAAETSWPVKSAAAVICINMIHISPWRSTEGLIRAAATILPTGGPLYLYGPYRRSDVPTAPSNEAFDQSLRSRNPAWGLRVLEDVAALAAINGFSPPEVVAMPANNLSVIFRKL, encoded by the coding sequence ATGACAGATGACCGCCTTTTTGCATCAGCGACACTCCGCAATCGCGACCCGATCCTTGATGTGCTGCGCACGGTGCTGCCTGAACGCGGCACGGTGCTCGAAATCGCCAGTGGCAGCGGCGAGCATGTGGCGCACTTCGCCCAACACTTGCCGAACCTGACGTTTCAGCCGTCCGATCCCGACGCCGCCGCGCTGCGCAGCATTGCGGCATGGGTTGCTAAGGCTGGCCTGGACAATATCGAACGACCACTGCAGCTCGATGCCGCTGAAACAAGCTGGCCGGTCAAGAGTGCAGCTGCCGTCATCTGCATCAACATGATCCACATCTCGCCCTGGCGCTCAACCGAAGGGCTGATACGCGCCGCCGCCACGATCCTACCGACCGGCGGCCCGCTCTATCTCTATGGCCCGTATCGTCGCAGTGACGTGCCGACCGCGCCCAGCAACGAGGCCTTCGATCAGAGCCTGCGCAGCCGTAATCCAGCGTGGGGCTTGCGGGTGCTGGAGGATGTCGCCGCGCTGGCGGCAATAAACGGCTTTTCACCGCCGGAGGTTGTCGCAATGCCAGCGAATAATTTGAGCGTGATCTTTCGGAAGCTGTGA